TTGAAAAGATGCCGACGCTGAAACCCGCATTTCAAAAAGATGGAACCGTTACTGCGGCTAATGCATCCAGTATCAATGACGGCGCGGCCGCATTAGTCATCATGTCGCGGGAGAAAGCCGATCAGCTCAAACTCAAACCATTGGTGAAAATCATAGCCCAAGCGTCTTCGGCGCGTAAACCGGAATGGTTTACCACGGCGCCCATCGATGCCATCGGTAAAGTTCTGAAAAAAGCCGACAAAAAACTCGACGATATCGATCTTTTTGAAATTAATGAAGCTTTTGCTGTGGTAAATTTAGCTGCAGCTAAACAGCTTAATATTCCGACCGATAAAATGAATGTACAAGGCGGAGCTATCGCTTTAGGTCATCCGATCGGCGCCAGTGGAGCGCGTATTTTAACTACATTGGTTCATGCGCTCAAACGCCATCAGAAAAAAACGGGAATGGCCGCGATCTGTATCGGCGGTGGCGAAGCCAGTGCTTTGATTATTGAAAGAATATAATTAACTTTCGTTAAAATTGACAAAAGGCTGTTCCGTTCCGGGCAGCCTTTTTATTTTTTCCATAGGTTTTAGTTTAACTTAATTTGTGAATAAGCTATATTCTATACTGAAAAATTAAAATTAATCCACAGTTGTTTAGGTGAAAATATGAGTTCTATTGGAACTGACATGAATCCTCTTCGCGTGGCCATTATCGGGTCGGGTCCTTCCGGTTTTTATGCTGTCGATCATTTGCTGAAACAAAAGAACCTTACGGTTGAAATCGACATGTTCGATCGATTGCCGACGCCGTATGGATTGGTAAGAGGAGGAGTTGCTCCGGATCATCAGAAAATAAAAGCTGTCACCAAAGTTTATGAAAAGATCGCTCAACATCCGTTATTTCGTTTTTATGGTAATGTCACATTTGGTAAAGATATTCTGCATGAAGATATAATATCTTTTTATCATGCGGTGATTTATGCTGTCGGCGCTCAATCGGACCGGCAAATGGAAATTTCCGGGGAAAGCTTGTCGGGAAGCCACGCAGCGACAGAATTTGTAGCGTGGTACAATGGTCATCCCGATTATCAACATTTTAAATTTGATTTATCGCAGGAAAAAGTTGCGGTGATCGGTAATGGTAACGTCGCGATGGACGTCGCACGTATTTTGGCGAGTTCTTACGAGGAATTACGCCGGACGGATATTTCCGATGAGGCTCTAGAGCAATTGAGAACAAGCCGTGTTAAAGAAATATATCTGGTTGGTCGTCGAGGCCCTGCGCAAGCGGCATTCACTAATCCCGAGATCAAAGAGTTGGGTGAAATGGAAGCTTCAGACATTCATGTAGATCCCAAAGAAATCGAGATTGACGATCTGACTACCGAGGTTATAAGAACAGCAGCCGATTCGAACGTTAATCGTAACATTGAGATTTTGTTGGATTATTCCCGCAGGCCTTTAATGGAGAAGCCGAAAAGAATCATCATGAAATTTTTATGGTCGCCGGTCGAATTGATTGGCAGCCAAAAAGTCGAGGCGATCAAGTTAGTTAAAAACAAGTTATACAAAAGCGATGACGGCTCGTTACGGCCAAAACCGACGGATCATTTTGAAACGATTAAGGTAGGATTGGTATTTCGATCGATCGGATATAAAGGCATTCCGTTGCCGGGAGTTCCGTTTGATGAAAAAAACGGGATTATCCCTAATCAAGAAGGCCGTGTCAAAGATCGTATCGGTGAATATGTTGTCGGATGGATCAAACGCGGGCCGTCAGGCGTGATCGGAACTAATAAGCCTGATTCGCAAGCAACCGTTGAGAAAGTTTTACAAGATGTATCCGAAAAGCGCATGCTTCAACCGATGAATCCTTCGCGAAAAAAAATGGAAGAATTTCTGGCCAAACGTAACGTGCGATTTGTATCGTTTGATGATTGGCTGCTCATTGACCGAACGGAACTGGCGCGCGGAGCGGACGAACATCGGCCAAGAATTAAATTTACGAATACCAATGCAATGCTAGAGTTGATTCAAAAAAAATAATCGGGAGATTTTCATGCGATATTCTCAAATTGTAGCTGGCTTATTACTAATGGTGTGCCTGTCGTGCGGAACCGGAAAAAATCCATCGCCCATTGTTGTCGCGATTAAAGCGGATGCCGATCAAATCAATCCGGTCACGCACGTGACGGCATTCGGTCGGATTTTATGTACCGGAGTTCTGCCACGTCTGATGGAATCAGAATTCGATTCGGCATCGGGACTTGTCCGTTATTCACCATTATTAGCTAAAAATTATGAGCTTTCTCAAGACGGAAAATCCCTTACCTATCATTTACGCACTGATTGGAAATGGGAAGATGGAGTTCCGGTCACGGCGAAAGATATTAAATTTACTTTCGAATTAATACAACATCCGGATGTCGCCAGCCCTAAGAAAGAACATTTGCAAATGTTTGAGAATGGAGAAGGGGAAAATTTAGATAAAGCGATTGAGATTCCCGACGATTCAACGGTTGTGTTCCATTTTAAAAAGCCATATGCGCTTCAATTATACGATACGAATCTTCAGCCGGGTTTTCTGCCGTATCATTTACTCAAAGATGTCAGACCGTCGGAATTGCGCCAACATTCATTTAATTCTAAACCTCTTTCTGCAGGACCCTTTAAAGTTCAGGAATGGAAAAAACAAGAGCAGATAGTGTTTGTACGCAATACAAACGTTCCGTTATCTGCGAAAACAGATCGGATTGTTTTCCGTGTAATACCGGAATACACGACACGCCTGACAGCTTTAAAAACCGGTGAAGCCGATGTGATGTATCCGATCAATCCACAAGACGTTCCGGAGTTGCGAAAATCAGGTATTCGCATCGACGTCATGCGTTCTCGTTATTATGATTATGTCGGATGGCAGAACATCGATCAAAAAGTTTATCATGAAAGCAACGGTAAGATTATCAAGCCTCATCCGCTGTTTGGTGATAAACGTGTGCGACGGGCTTTGACGATCGCGATTAATCGCGAGGAGATTATTGATGGTTTTTTGGGCGAATTCGGGCGTCCAGCCGTATCACCGATTTCTCCTCTTTATAAATGGGCTTTGAATGACACGTTGAAACCATTGCCGTACGATGCCAATGCATCTAAAAAACTTTTAGCTGAGGCCGGATGGATCGATCATGACGGCGACGGTATTTTGGATAAAGATGGGAATAAATTTGAATTTGAGTTGTATTACGATGCCGGAAATGAGCGGCGTGAATTTGCCGCCTTAATCATTCACAAAAATCTCGAAGCTATCGGAATCCGGGCAGATATCCGGCAGGTTGAAACGAATGTTTTTTACGACAATGAATTGAAGAAAAATTATGACGCATTTATTTCTGGAATCGGCGTGACCCTTCAGATCGACCCTACCAGCGAATGGCATTCCGATCTTCAATCAAATCTATACAATGATGTTTCGTATCAAAATGCAGAAGTTGATCGATTGATCGAAGAAGGTAAGAATGTCCGATCGTCGGTTGACGCCGCTGAAACATGGAAAAAATTTCAAGCGATTATTTATAATGATCAACCGGCAACGTTTTTATTTTGGAGAGATGAAATCGTCGGGTATAACCCAAAAATTCAAAACACCCACACCAGTATTTTAGGAGAGATTGATAAATTTTGGCTTTGGACAATTGGCAGTGAACAATGATTAATGCAATAACGAGTAATTAAATGGCGACGTTGTGCAGAGTTGTTTCGATAGTTTTGGGTGTTTTATATATTCTACTGGGATGGATTTGGGTCTACGCTCTGGCTGTTACGGTGATGCCTCTTGGGTTTTTAGGCCTATTCTTTTGGTGGCTTACGCGAAAAACGGAAAAAAATTATAACCGATGGACACAAGTAGCTTTTTATATCAACGTGTCCGGATTTATCAGTTCGGCAATTGCGTTCCTGTTATGGTATATCTTTGCTAAATAAGAATTCTATTGCTCATTGCTAAGCAACAGCTTCCCACCGGCGTTCGTCAAAGATCAACTGACGGGCTAATTCGCGTTCTTTTTCATCAATTTTGTACAAAGGCATGATTTTCTGTGCATTCACAATAGCCATATCGAGTCCGGCTTCTATGGCGTAATGCAAAAAGACGGAATTAATAACATGCCGTGCTTGAGGATTTAATCCAAATGAAATATTGCTGACACCGAGCAATGTTTTGACTTTTGGAAGAGCTTGTTTGATCATACGGATTGCTTCAATCGTTTCAATACCTGCTTTACGAAATTCCTCTTCGCCTGATCCAAGAGTAAAAGTAAGCGTATCAAAAATCAGGTCTTCTTCGCGCATGCCGTATTTATCGATTGCCAGATCGTGAATGCGTTTGGCGATTGCAAATTTTTCTTCACGTGTTTTGGCCATTCCTTTTTCATCGATCGTCAGTGCGACGACCGCCGCGCCATAACGTTTGCATAACGGCAGTACATGTTCCATTCTTTCTTCGCCGTCCTCAAGATTGATCGAGTTGACAATAGCGCGTCCACCGAGAAGTTGCAAGGCGCGTTCGATTACCGGATATTCCGTCGAATCAATCATAACGGGAATCGACACTTGCGTGTTAAACCGCGTGATGGCTTCCTCCATGTCTTTGACCTCATTGCGGCCGACGTACGCGACACAAACGTCAAGTACATGCGCGCCTTCCCGGACCTGCTCTTTGGCCATGGAAACCATTTCGTCATAATTTTCAGCGATCAGCAGTTCTTTAAATTTTTTCGATCCATTCGCATTCGTGCGCTCGCCGATGATGACGGGCGGTGGATCGATGTGCATCGGTGCCGGCGCATAAATCGAAGCGACGGAGGGTGTATAGTTCCATGCGCGGGCCTTTGGTGCTGTATTGGACAAAGCTTCGGCCAGAACTTGAATATGTTCCGGCGTCGTACCACAACAACCGCCAACAATGTTAACGCCGAGATCTTTGGAAAAATGCGAAAGCCATTTTTTTAATTCATCCGCAGAAAGATGATAATGCGCTTTTCCACCGATATTTTCAGGTATTCCGGCATTAGGCATACAGAAAACCGGTTTGGGCGAATTTTGGCAGAGATAACGGATATTTTCGGACATTTCCTGCGGGCCGGTTGCGCAATTCATTCCGAATACGTCGACGATGTCAAAAGGCTCGATCGACGTCAACGCGGCGCCGATTTCGGTTCCCATCAGCATCGTTCCCGTCGTTTCAACTGTGACCGAGACAATGACCGGAATTTTTTTCTTTCGATCTTTGAAAAGATCCTGAGCGGCAGTAAGAGCGATTTTCGTCTGTAAAATATCCTGACAAGTTTCGATGCTCAATATATCTGCGCCACCGTCTAATAAGCCGGCCATTTGTTCATAAAAAGACTGATGCATCGTTTTATAATCGATATGCTGCAGAGAAGGTAATTTCGTAGTAGGACCAATGGAAGCCGCTACGAAACGTGGCTTGTCAGGAGTCGAAAATTGATGGGCGCATTTTTTAGCCAATTCGGCCGACAGCTTGCTCAATTCGTATGCGCGGTTCTGTAAATTGTATTCGGCTAAAACAATCGACGACGATCCGAACGAATTGGTTTCGATTACGTCAGCTCCGGCTTTCAGGAAATCAATATGAACTTTTTCCATGGCTGAAGGCTTGCTGAGAAGTAAATATTCGTTGCAGCCATTATATTCTTCGCCGCCAAAATCGTCCGCGGTCAGATTCTGTGACTGAAGATTGGTTCCTGTTGCGCCGTCGAAAATTAAAATTTTTTCGTTAACAAGTTCTAAAAACGATTTCATTAGTGGCCTTTACTTTGTCATAAACGGCAAATTATAAAAAAAGCGATCCCGAAATGAGATCGCTTTTTATTCATTTCGAAGCTTATTAATTAATAGCGGTACCAATCGGGTTTGAAAGGTCCTTCGACTTTTACACCGATATAATCCGCTTGCTTTTTGCTCATCATTTCAAGTTTCACGCCGATTTTTTGGAGATGCAAACGTGCAACTTTTTCATCAAGATGTTTTGGTAAAGTATAAACTTTATTCTCGTATTTATTGGAATAATTCCAAAGTTCGATTTGAGCCAGAACTTGATTGGTAAATGAGTTGGACATGACGAACGAAGGATGTCCCATCGCGCAACCGAGGTTGACTAAGCGGCCTTCGGCGAGAACGATGATATCTTTGCCGTCAACCGTATATTTATCGACTTGCGGCTTGATCGTATCTTTAGTTTTGCCGTAATTTTTATTGAGCCAATCCATATCAATTTCAATATCGAAGTGTCCGATATTGCAGACAACGGCATTATGTTTCATGGCTTTGAAATGCCGATCAACGATGATGTCGCAATTGCCAGTTGCGGTGACGATAATGTCGGCTTCTTTAACGGCTTCATCCATCGTTTTGACTTCATAACCTTCCATGGCCGCTTGCAATGCACAAATGGGATCGATTTCCGTTACGATCACGCGTACGCCGGCGCTGCTGAGCGATTCGGCTGAACCTTTGCCGACGTCGCCAAAACCGGCGACAATAGCCACTTTACCGGCGAGCATCAGATCCGTTGCGCGACGGATCGCGTCGACCAATGATTCGCGGCAGCCATATTTATTGTCGAATTTTGATTTGGTTACGGAATCATTGACGTTGATGGCTGGCATCGGTAGCGTTCCTTTGGCGACGCGTTCGTAAAGACGATGCACACCGGTCGTCGTTTCTTCGGAAATACCTTTGACGCCTTTGGCCAATTCAGGATATTTGTCCAAAACCATGTTGGTGAGATCGCCGCCGTCGTCCAAAATCATATTCAATGGTTTGCGATCCGGCCCGAAAAATAACGTCTGTTCGATACACCAGTCAAATTCTTCAGCGTTCATACCTTTCCATGCATATACAGGAATTCCTGCTGCGGCGATTGCGGCAGCCGCATGATCTTGTGTAGAAAAAATATTGCACGATGACCATGTTACTTCCGCGCCAAGTTCGACTAATGTTTCAATCAGTACCGCCGTTTGTATGGTCATATGAAGGCAACCGGCAATGCGGGTGCCTTTGAGGGGCTTCTGTTTGCCATATTCTTCACGGATGGCCATAAGGCCAGGCATTTCCGCTTCGGCCAGTTTAATTTCCTTCCGTCCCCATTCTGCAAGAGATATATCTTTGACTTTATAGGGTAAATATTCTGTCTTCATTTTTTCTGCTACAGACATTACATAACTCCTTTAAATAATGTATTTAAAAATAAAAATATAGTTTGCTAACTGAATACGCGAAGATAGCCGAAACCATTGATAAATGCAATGTTGTTTTTACAAAAAA
Above is a window of bacterium DNA encoding:
- a CDS encoding FAD-dependent oxidoreductase, coding for MSSIGTDMNPLRVAIIGSGPSGFYAVDHLLKQKNLTVEIDMFDRLPTPYGLVRGGVAPDHQKIKAVTKVYEKIAQHPLFRFYGNVTFGKDILHEDIISFYHAVIYAVGAQSDRQMEISGESLSGSHAATEFVAWYNGHPDYQHFKFDLSQEKVAVIGNGNVAMDVARILASSYEELRRTDISDEALEQLRTSRVKEIYLVGRRGPAQAAFTNPEIKELGEMEASDIHVDPKEIEIDDLTTEVIRTAADSNVNRNIEILLDYSRRPLMEKPKRIIMKFLWSPVELIGSQKVEAIKLVKNKLYKSDDGSLRPKPTDHFETIKVGLVFRSIGYKGIPLPGVPFDEKNGIIPNQEGRVKDRIGEYVVGWIKRGPSGVIGTNKPDSQATVEKVLQDVSEKRMLQPMNPSRKKMEEFLAKRNVRFVSFDDWLLIDRTELARGADEHRPRIKFTNTNAMLELIQKK
- a CDS encoding peptide-binding protein — encoded protein: MRYSQIVAGLLLMVCLSCGTGKNPSPIVVAIKADADQINPVTHVTAFGRILCTGVLPRLMESEFDSASGLVRYSPLLAKNYELSQDGKSLTYHLRTDWKWEDGVPVTAKDIKFTFELIQHPDVASPKKEHLQMFENGEGENLDKAIEIPDDSTVVFHFKKPYALQLYDTNLQPGFLPYHLLKDVRPSELRQHSFNSKPLSAGPFKVQEWKKQEQIVFVRNTNVPLSAKTDRIVFRVIPEYTTRLTALKTGEADVMYPINPQDVPELRKSGIRIDVMRSRYYDYVGWQNIDQKVYHESNGKIIKPHPLFGDKRVRRALTIAINREEIIDGFLGEFGRPAVSPISPLYKWALNDTLKPLPYDANASKKLLAEAGWIDHDGDGILDKDGNKFEFELYYDAGNERREFAALIIHKNLEAIGIRADIRQVETNVFYDNELKKNYDAFISGIGVTLQIDPTSEWHSDLQSNLYNDVSYQNAEVDRLIEEGKNVRSSVDAAETWKKFQAIIYNDQPATFLFWRDEIVGYNPKIQNTHTSILGEIDKFWLWTIGSEQ
- a CDS encoding homocysteine S-methyltransferase family protein, yielding MKSFLELVNEKILIFDGATGTNLQSQNLTADDFGGEEYNGCNEYLLLSKPSAMEKVHIDFLKAGADVIETNSFGSSSIVLAEYNLQNRAYELSKLSAELAKKCAHQFSTPDKPRFVAASIGPTTKLPSLQHIDYKTMHQSFYEQMAGLLDGGADILSIETCQDILQTKIALTAAQDLFKDRKKKIPVIVSVTVETTGTMLMGTEIGAALTSIEPFDIVDVFGMNCATGPQEMSENIRYLCQNSPKPVFCMPNAGIPENIGGKAHYHLSADELKKWLSHFSKDLGVNIVGGCCGTTPEHIQVLAEALSNTAPKARAWNYTPSVASIYAPAPMHIDPPPVIIGERTNANGSKKFKELLIAENYDEMVSMAKEQVREGAHVLDVCVAYVGRNEVKDMEEAITRFNTQVSIPVMIDSTEYPVIERALQLLGGRAIVNSINLEDGEERMEHVLPLCKRYGAAVVALTIDEKGMAKTREEKFAIAKRIHDLAIDKYGMREEDLIFDTLTFTLGSGEEEFRKAGIETIEAIRMIKQALPKVKTLLGVSNISFGLNPQARHVINSVFLHYAIEAGLDMAIVNAQKIMPLYKIDEKERELARQLIFDERRWEAVA
- the ahcY gene encoding adenosylhomocysteinase produces the protein MSVAEKMKTEYLPYKVKDISLAEWGRKEIKLAEAEMPGLMAIREEYGKQKPLKGTRIAGCLHMTIQTAVLIETLVELGAEVTWSSCNIFSTQDHAAAAIAAAGIPVYAWKGMNAEEFDWCIEQTLFFGPDRKPLNMILDDGGDLTNMVLDKYPELAKGVKGISEETTTGVHRLYERVAKGTLPMPAINVNDSVTKSKFDNKYGCRESLVDAIRRATDLMLAGKVAIVAGFGDVGKGSAESLSSAGVRVIVTEIDPICALQAAMEGYEVKTMDEAVKEADIIVTATGNCDIIVDRHFKAMKHNAVVCNIGHFDIEIDMDWLNKNYGKTKDTIKPQVDKYTVDGKDIIVLAEGRLVNLGCAMGHPSFVMSNSFTNQVLAQIELWNYSNKYENKVYTLPKHLDEKVARLHLQKIGVKLEMMSKKQADYIGVKVEGPFKPDWYRY